Proteins co-encoded in one Uloborus diversus isolate 005 chromosome 9, Udiv.v.3.1, whole genome shotgun sequence genomic window:
- the LOC129229825 gene encoding uncharacterized protein LOC129229825 — MIKEEGLFNVLFQRHTEVMGSKVSEQYEKVFKSKKIPIKTKISEPLQVVHSVKLYEVPQNVQERKIMQKKLKEIQLKRKELLEKSKQMGMDKVMEYLKQREEMTDKKLNLNKRKWKRRKLLKSNKMEQEERFWWLNDKKRTCIKNFLVEQVIDSWNSCNLSREVDGVQEIENEVDSQHESKQSSTSQISKQKSTDFSSDFNVFLQVPSDYDEQKFFSMKEEKKNGSSEKGPVSRKEPKPAPSDKSILESKGKSVKFQRMKETDAKSSLQEEERKEYVVAEEIAEDNNILADIVPQRSSASLGASEIFKTAFDEIPEYLEQNGIEELKTNVLERKALKKIDFLQTKWNDRDMGVIARNSVFKYASDLKDLHEYCYSEHTLLQSDYCRETIGDIVTAAIEAINEQKPSDPVAYLACFCLKNKHKFSGN, encoded by the exons atgatcaaGGAAGAAGGGTTATTCAATGTTTTGTTTCAGCGTCATACTGAAGTGATGGGAAGTAAGGTATCAGAACAGtatgaaaaggtttttaaaagtaaaaaaattccaattaagACAAAAATTTCTGAACCTCTTCAAGTTgttcattcggtaaaattatatGAAGTACCTCAAAACGTGCAGGAACGTAAAATAATGCagaagaaattgaaagaaatacaGCTGAAAAGAAAGGAGTTGTTAGAAAAGTCCAAGCAGATGGGAATGGACAAGGTGATGGAATATTTGAAACAGAGGGAGGAAATGACAGATAAAAAGCTTAACCTGAATAAACGAAAATGGAAGAGAAGGAAGCTATTAAAGAGTAATAAAATGGAACAAGAAGAACGATTTTGGTGGCTGAATGATAAAAAAAGAACgtgcattaaaaactttttagttgAACAAGTAATTGATTCTTGGAATTCATGTAATTTATCTAGAGAGGTCGATGGTGTGCAGGAAATAGAAAATGAAGTCGATTCTCAACACGAATCAAAACAGAGTTCGACAAGTCAAATTTCAAAGCAGAAAAGTACAGATTTTTCTTCAGACTTTAATGTCTTTTTGCAAGTCCCTTCAGATTATGATGAGCAAAAGTTTTTCAGTatgaaagaggagaagaaaaATGGCAGTTCTGAAAAAGGACCAGTAAGCAGAAAGGAACCGAAACCCGCTCCGTCTGACAAAAGCATTCTAGAGAGTAAGGGAAAATCAGTAAAGTTCCAAAGGATGAAAGAAACTGATGCAAAGTCGTCACTTCAGGAGGAGGAAAGGAAGGAATATGTTGTGGCGGAAGAAATTGCTGAGGACAATAATATATTAGCGGATATTGTTCCTCAAAGAAGTAGTGCATCATTAGGGGCTTCTGAAATCTTCAAAACTGCATTTGACGAAATTCCAGAATATCTAGAACAAAATGGGATTGAAGAACTCAAAACTAATGTTTTAGAAAGAAAAGCTTTAAAGAAG ATTGATTTCCTTCAAACCAAGTGGAATGATAGAGACATGGGTGTCATTGCT AGAAATTCTGTATTTAAATATGCCTCGGATCTTAAAGATTTGCATGAGTATTGCTATAGTGAGCATACTCTGCTGCAGAGCGATTACTGTCGTGAAACCATTGGGGATATTGTCACTGCAGCAATAGAAGCTATAAATGAGCAGAA